GGTCGCCGCGTAGCCGAGCGCGGCGGCCAGCCAGCGCAGCGCGGCCGGGTCGGTTGGCACGGTGTGGGTCCGGCGCAGTCCCTGGAGCTGGAGCCGGTGCTCGACGGACCGGAGGAAGCGGTACCCGCGCAGGAGCGCCTCCCCGTCGGCCCGCCCCACGTAGCCACCGGCGACCAGCGCGCGCAACGCCGGGATCGTGCCCGCCGCCCGCAGCGCCTCGTCGCCGCGGCCGTGCACCAGTTGCAGCAGCTGCACCGCGAACTCGATGTCGCGCAGCCCGCCGGGGCCGCGTTTGATCTCGCGGTCCAGCTCCCTCGGCGGGATGTGATCGATGATCTTGCGGCGCATCGCCCGGACGTCCTCGACCGCCTCCGGCCGCTCGGCGGCCCGCCAGAGCAGTGGGGCGAGTTGGTCGACCCACTCGCGGCCCAGCGCCAGGTCCCCGGCCGCCGGCCGGGCCTTGAGCAGTGCCTGGAACTCCCAGGTGCGGGCCCAGCGCCGGTAGTAGGCCAGGTGACTGGCGAGCGTCCGGACCAGCGGCCCCCGGTTGCCCTCCGGCCGCAGCGCGGCGTCGACCGGCCAGGCGACCAGCCCGCAGACGTGGATCAGCCGGGTGGCGACCGTGGTGGCCGCGGGCAGGTCGTCGTCCTCGGCCGCTACGAAGATCACGTCGACGTCGGAGACGTAGTTCAGCTCGTCGCCGCCGCACTTGCCCAGCGCCACCACGGCGAGCCGCGGCCGGGGGGTGCCCGCCGGCAGCTCCCCCAGCGCGATCTCGAACGCCGCGGCGAGCGTCGCGTCGGCCAGCGTGGAGAGCGTGGCCATCGTCTGCTCCAGCCCGCGAGCGCCGGTCAGGTCGGCCGCCGCGATCCGCAGCAGCGCCAGACGGTACGCCGTCCGCAGCACCACGATCGGCTGGCCGTCGCCGGTCAGCTCGAGCCGCCCGTCGGCGGGCGGCGCCAGCCCGTCCGCCGCGGTCCGCAGGGCCGCCCACTGGTCGGGGTTGGCGACCAGATGGTCGCCGAGCGCCGAGGAGGCACCGAGCACCGCGACCAGGCGCCGGCGCAGCCCCGGATCGTCGTGCAGCGCGGCGAGCAGGGCTGAACCGCTGCCGATCCCGGGTGGGGTGACGCCGTGCGGCGCGGCCGGACCGATCCGGCCGCCGGTCGTCCCGGTCGTCCCGGTCGTCGCGCCACGCGCCGCCGGCACGCCGCCGGCGCCCGGCCGCACCGCGCCGTTGCCGCCGGCGGTCGCGCGGCGCTCGGCTTCGACCAGCCGATGCAGCTGCCGTAGCGCCAGGTCCGGTTCGGCGGCGCGGGACAGCGCCGTCAGCAGCTCCGCAGCCGCCTCGTCGGCTGGCTCCTGGGTGTCCGGCCGCCACAGGCCCAGGCCCTCGGGGCCGAGCAGGTCGGCGGCGCGGGAACCACCGTCACCGGTGCCGAAACCGTACCGGGCGAGCCGTTTCGCGGCCCTGGTCGGCCGACTCATCACTGCCCGAGCAGGGGCAGACTGCGGCGGGCACCCTCGTCCAGCTCACCGAGGGCCAGCGCGGCGAACCGCGCCGCGAAGGGCTGCCAGACCTCCTCGACGTCGACCATCACCGCGTCGCACGCGGCCACCACCACCTCCGGGTCGTAGCCCAGTTCGGCGAGGAGCGCGGAGTCGGTGGCCCAGTCGGCGATCATCGCCGTGTCACACTCGATGTGAAACTGCACGCCCCACGCCCGGTCGCCGAGGCGGAACGCCTGGTGGGGGTAGCGGGTGGAGGCGGCCAGCAGGGTCGCGCCGGCGGGCAGCTCGGTGATCTCGTCGGAGTGCCAGTGGAACACGTCCGGAATCAGCGGAACGTACCGGAAGAGCGGGTCCGCCTCGGCGGCGTCGCGTCGACCCACCACCCCGGGGCCGATCTCCGGGCCGGACGGACTGCGCTCGACGGTCCCGGCGTGCGCGGTGGCGAGCAGTTGCGCGCCGAGGCAGACGGCCAGGGTGGGCACCCGGTGTCGGACGGCCTTGCGCAGCAGCGCCTCCACCCGGGGGAACCAGGGTGCCCCCGGCGAGCCGTCCGGCAGCGGGTGGGCCTGCTGCTCGCCACCGAGCACCACCAGCGCCGACCACCCCTGAAGGTCCGCCGGCAGCTCGTCACCGGCGTGCGGCCGGACCACCCACAGCTCCAGGCCAGCCTCGGCGAGCCACTCCCCCAACCGGCGTGCATCGTCGGTCGGGTCATTCTCGATCACCAACGCGGTTGCCACATCGTCGAGGCTATCCGGTACGCCCGCCCGGCAGCTGGATAGGCTCGGGCACTGTGATCACGGAGGAGATCGTCCGCCCGCCGGTGCTGTGTCCCGGCGACACGGTCATGCTGGTCTCGCCGTCCGGGCCCACCCGGCCCGAGCGGGTGGCCCGGGGCGTCGACCTGCTCACCAATTGGGGCCTTCGGCCGGTTCCCGCTCCGCACGTGTACGCCCGGCAGGGCTACCTGGCCGGCTCCGACGAGCTACGCGCGGCGGATCTGAACGCCGCGTTCGCCGACCCGCGGGTGCGCGGGATCATCTGCACCCGGGGCGGCTACGGCGCCCAGCGGATGGTGGACGCCGTCGACATGGCCGCCGTCCGCCGAGACCCGAAGGTGGTGGCCGGGTTCTCCGACATCACCGCCCTGCAGTTCGCGCTGTGGCGGGGCGCCCGGCTGGCCGGGGTGCACGGACCCGGGGCGGCCTGGCGGGACGAGCGGACCACGCTGGATTCGGCGGAGTCGCTGCACGCCGCGCTGATGACCACCGGGCCGGTGACCGTGGCCGCCCGTGCCGGCGAGGAGACCTTCGGCGTCCGGGTGCCGGGCCGGGCCACCGGTCGGCTGCTCGGCGGCAACCTCTGCCTGATCGTGGCGTCGCTCGGCACCCTGGACATGCCGGATCTGACGGGCGCGGTGCTGCTCGTCGAGGAGGTGCAGGAACCGCCGTACAAGGTCGACCGGATGCTCACCCAGCTGCGGCGGGCCGGTGCGCTGGACGGGGTGGCGGGAGTGGCGGTCGGGCAGTTCACCGGCTGCGCCGACGGGTGGGCGGTGGACGTCGCCGACGTCCTCGCCGACCGCCTCGGCGACCTGGGCGTCCCGGTTCTCGGGGGTTTGCCGGTCGGTCACGGAGTCGGCCAGCTCACCGTCCCGGTCGGCCCGGACGCGGTCCTCGACGCCGATGCCGGCACCCTCACGGTCGCTCCCGCCGTCCGTGAACGCTGACCTCCAGCGCGCCGGGATGGGCGGTCTGCCCCATCGCCAGCCCGGATTGCCAGCTGGCTGACAGGATCGCCACGGGTTGCCCCCAGCTTCCAAGGTCACCGTCGATCAGGTCATCGCACCACCGACGAGTTGGAGGACGACATGTCCCGCACGATTCGCAAGAAGCACCTGCTGGCCGGGCTGGCCGCCGCCGGCGTACTCAGCGTCGGGATCGCGGCGCCGACCATGGCGCTGGCCGCCGACAACGCCTCGCCGTCGCCGAGCGCCAGTGCCGACGAGGGCACCGACCGACAGCAACAGCGGGAGGACCGGCGGGAGGACCGGCAGCAGCAGCGGGAAGACCGGCAGGCGAAGTTCGCCGAGGCGCTCGCGGAGGAGCTGGGCGTCGACACCGACAAGGTGACCGCAGCGCTGGCGAAGCTACGGGAGGAGCGCAAGGCCGACCGGCCGGAGCGGCCGGAGCGGCCGAACGCCGCCGACCGGCAGGCCGCGCTGGAGGAGCGGCTGGACCAGGCGGTCGAGGACGGCAAGCTCACCCAGGAGCAGGCCGACGCGATCACCGCGGCGGTCGAGGCTGGCGTCTTCCCCGCTGGCGGCCGGGGCGGCCACGGCGGTCCGGGCGGCTCCGGCGGTAAGTGACCGGTCGTCCGCCCGGCGGATTCGGCGTCCGGTGACCCGGCGCCGCCCGTCCCGCGTCCTCGTCGGGGTGAGCGGCCCGGGTCACTCGGAACCATCCGGCTGCGCCGCGCTCCGGCCGCGGGTCTGGCCGGCCCGGCCACCCGGCACCAGGCCACCGGCGGGCGTTGCCGAGGAAGTCCAACGGCTCGACGGCGCGCCGCGAGCCGACGCCCACGAGCCGCCGTTCAGGGTGAGAGCTAGTCGTTCAGAGCGAGAGATAGTGCTGCCGCTCGTACGCGGTGACCTCGCGACGGTACTGCTCCCACTCGGCGCGCTTGTTCCGCAGGAAGAAGTCGAAGACGTGCTCGCCCAGCACTTCGGCGACCAACTCCGAGCCGGCCATCACGTCGATCGCCTCGGACAGGTTCTCGGGCAGCGGTTCGTACCCCATCGCACGCCGCTCGGCGCTGGTCAGCGACCAGACGTCGTCCTCGGCACCCGGCGGTAGCTCGTACCCCTCCTCGATGCCCTTCATCCCGGCGCCGAGCAGCACCGCGAAGGCCAGGTACGGGTTGGTCGCCGAGTCGGGCGACCGGACCTCCACCCGGGCCGAGTTCGGCTTGCCGTACGCCGGGACCCGGACCAGCGCGGA
The sequence above is a segment of the Micromonospora sp. WMMA1363 genome. Coding sequences within it:
- a CDS encoding type 1 glutamine amidotransferase, with product MATALVIENDPTDDARRLGEWLAEAGLELWVVRPHAGDELPADLQGWSALVVLGGEQQAHPLPDGSPGAPWFPRVEALLRKAVRHRVPTLAVCLGAQLLATAHAGTVERSPSGPEIGPGVVGRRDAAEADPLFRYVPLIPDVFHWHSDEITELPAGATLLAASTRYPHQAFRLGDRAWGVQFHIECDTAMIADWATDSALLAELGYDPEVVVAACDAVMVDVEEVWQPFAARFAALALGELDEGARRSLPLLGQ
- a CDS encoding LD-carboxypeptidase, with translation MITEEIVRPPVLCPGDTVMLVSPSGPTRPERVARGVDLLTNWGLRPVPAPHVYARQGYLAGSDELRAADLNAAFADPRVRGIICTRGGYGAQRMVDAVDMAAVRRDPKVVAGFSDITALQFALWRGARLAGVHGPGAAWRDERTTLDSAESLHAALMTTGPVTVAARAGEETFGVRVPGRATGRLLGGNLCLIVASLGTLDMPDLTGAVLLVEEVQEPPYKVDRMLTQLRRAGALDGVAGVAVGQFTGCADGWAVDVADVLADRLGDLGVPVLGGLPVGHGVGQLTVPVGPDAVLDADAGTLTVAPAVRER